The following proteins are co-located in the Argopecten irradians isolate NY chromosome 9, Ai_NY, whole genome shotgun sequence genome:
- the LOC138331026 gene encoding uncharacterized protein isoform X1, producing the protein MTGVQLELLTDIDQHLFIEKGLRGGISMISHRFAEANNPYVPGYDPLKPKEYITYLDANNLYGWAMSQSLPTHDFFWLSDTDKDKLDVTAVPDDASEGYILEVNLEYSTDLHDIHNEYPLAPERITVGKDNLSNYSKTLWRDLGDCGNQHDCLDHYHSSEKLIPNLKNKEKYVIHYRNLKQYLSLGMKLTNVHRILAFKQSHWLKPYIDYNTQNRKHSRNSFEKDFYKLMNNSVFGKTMENLRKRMDVKLVNSEKKAMKLTCKPTFHEFRIFSEDLVGVHMLKSKLYLNRPIYVGFSILDVSKTLMYDFHYNYMKRKYGCNARLLFTDTDSLAYVIRTEDIYQDMSEDKHLFDTSEYCTSHPLYSTENKKVLGKMKDETFGNPIHAFVGLKAKMYAYTYNCKKEKDGKMLETNVESKKAKGIKNMSSKTIPVSSTTKKAFCKRKS; encoded by the coding sequence ATGACGGGAGTTCAATTAGAGCTACTCACAGACATCGATCAACATCTGTTTATCGAAAAAGGCTTGCGAGGGGGTATATCCATGATCAGTCATCGGTTTGCAGAGGCAAACAACCCATACGTACCAGGTTATGATCCATTGAAACCAAAAGAATACATCACCTACTTAGATGCAAACAATTTGTATGGATGGGCCATGTCTCAATCCCTACCCACTCATGACTTTTTCTGGCTGAGTGATACCGACAAAGACAAGCTTGATGTCACGGCAGTTCCGGATGACGCAAGTGAGGGATACATATTAGAAGTAAATCTCGAGTACTCAACAGATCTCCATGATATACACAATGAATACCCCTTGGCTCCTGAACGAATAACTGTAGGAAAGGATAATTTGTCaaactacagtaaaacattatGGCGGGATCTAGGAGACTGTGGAAATCAGCATGACTGCTTAGATCATTATCATTCATCCGAAAAACTCATACCAAATCTCAAAAACAAGGAGAAGTATGTCATACATTATCGAAATCTAAAGCAATATCTTTCTCTTGGCATGAAGCTTACAAATGTTCACAGAATATTAGCGTTCAAACAGTCGCATTGGCTGAAGCCTTATATTGATTACAACACCCAAAATAGGAAGCACTCGCGAAACAGCTTCGAGAAAGATTTCTATAAGCTGATGAATAATAGCGTTTTTGGGAAGACTATGGAAAATTTAAGGAAGAGAATGGATGTCAAACTCGTCAACAGCGAGAAGAAGGCCATGAAATTAacatgtaaaccaactttccACGAGTTTAGGATCTTTTCGGAGGATTTGGTTGGTGTCCACATGCTAAAATCAAAACTATATCTGAACCGACCTATATACGTGGGATTCAGTATTCTCGATGTCTCTAAAACATTGATGTATGactttcattataattatatgaaacGAAAATATGGATGCAATGCACGTCTCCTCTTTACTGATACCGACAGTTTGGCATACGTCATCAGGACAGAGGACATTTATCAAGATATGTCGGAAGACAAACATTTGTTTGACACCTCAGAATATTGCACATCGCATCCTCTCTACAGCACGGAAAATAAAAAGGTATTAGGGAAAATGAAGGACGAAACCTTTGGGAACCCGATTCACGCTTTTGTTGGATTAAAAGCGAAAATGTATGCCTACACTTACAattgtaaaaaagaaaaagatggGAAAATGTTAGAAACAAACGTAGAATCGAAAAAAGCGAAAGGCATAAAAAATATGTCATCGAAAACCATACCCGTTTCGAGCACTACAAAGAAAGCCTTCTGCAAAAGAAAATCATAA
- the LOC138331026 gene encoding uncharacterized protein isoform X2 — MEKRKAMDHDNIQAKKGKWSCDDCNKSFEHKKTLTRHMVEHGDKKWKCNVCDKDFGRKDRLTRHKKIHGEPLHTCCGKSFWRNDKYRKHLESHMSNQIGGQDNKENNTPLVPEAAVKQADDSQQNDACSEEALGGTFKVVAIPAESQAKLDTTTFIQQQYDPIKKIIEQAVVGGGVKWYLSIQVQLSKPKGETVERVTPHFRGKCQITLNPLDIDEGMKESIRKMQSSFIEYQRQGSNWTLDKVIQIQIHFARYKPLKGSSYIPLPIKLRSKHAIINVQNKDKKCFMWSVLAALHPAKRNSQRVSKYSIHQNELDFTGITFPVKVADISKFETLNKISISVLGYEKGSLFPIHVTKQRFERHVDLLLISDGRKSHFCWIKDLNRLLNNQKSDSHRHFFLYLLFARIYKTKNFRRSHILLSRAWHSKNKTTNRRGQVAVL; from the coding sequence ATGGAGAAAAGGAAAGCTATGGATCACGATAATATTCAGGCTAAGAAGGGGAAATGGTCTTGCGATGACTGTAACAAATCTTTTGAACACAAAAAAACTCTTACCAGACATATGGTCGAACATGGAGATAAGAAATGGAAATGTAACGTGTGCGATAAAGACTTTGGGCGAAAAGATAGACTCACAAGACATAAGAAGATACACGGTGAACCTCTGCATACCTGTTGTGGAAAATCATTTTGGAGAAATGACAAGTACCGCAAGCATTTGGAAAGTCACATGTCAAACCAAATAGGCGGGCAGGACAACAAGGAGAACAACACACCTTTAGTCCCCGAGGCTGCTGTAAAGCAAGCTGATGATAGCCAACAGAATGATGCATGCTCCGAAGAAGCGCTCGGGGGAACCTTTAAAGTAGTAGCCATTCCTGCCGAGAGTCAAGCTAAATTAGACACAACTACTTTTATACAACAACAATACGACCCCATTAAGAAGATAATAGAGCAAGCTGTTGTCGGTGGAGGTGTCAAGTGGTACTTATCTATACAAGTCCAGCTGTCAAAACCGAAAGGAGAAACAGTGGAGCGCGTCACACCACATTTCCGTGGAAAGTGTCAAATAACTTTAAATCCATTAGATATAGATGAAGGTATGAAGGAATCTATCCGAAAGATGCAAAGTTCCTTCATCGAATACCAACGTCAGGGAAGTAATTGGACATTGGACAAGGTGATTCAAATTCAGATACACTTTGCCCGCTATAAACCTCTTAAAGGCTCTAGCTACATCCCTCTACCGATCAAGCTGAGATCAAAGCATGCCATCATCAACGTTCAAAACAAAGACAAGAAATGTTTCATGTGGTCAGTGCTTGCTGCATTACACCCGGCCAAGAGAAATTCCCAGCGAGTCAGTAAATACAGTATCCATCAGAATGAACTCGATTTCACAGGCATAACTTTTCCCGTCAAAGTAGCCGACATCAGCAAGTTTGAAACACTGAACAAAATCAGCATCAGCGTATTAGGATACGAAAAAGGTTCGCTTTTCCCGATCCACGTGACAAAGCAAAGGTTTGAGAGACACGTCGATTTATTGTTGATATCAGATGGACGAAAGTCACATTTTTGTTGGATTAAAGATCTGAATCGTCTGTTAAACAATCAAAAGAGTGACAGTCACCGTCACTTTTTTCTGTATCTACTGTTTGCAAGGATTTACAAAACAAAGAATTTTAGAAGATCACATATCCTACTGTCGAGAGCATGGCActcaaaaaataaaactaccaaCAGAAGAGGACAAGTGGCTGTTCTATAA